From Zhongshania aliphaticivorans, one genomic window encodes:
- a CDS encoding DUF484 family protein, with protein sequence MDSAPPKKDGLPSESEVARYLRNHPGFFLNNEDILSELKLTHQTGKVVNLAERQVEILRERNMDMRSRLSKLLDNATRNDQLFERSKNLILTLIESKRAEELSNNLCRNLVSDFDDIDYASLILFADPNRVGSSVLRVVSPEQAQQQIGSLLRGKKAICGVLRPEELSFLFGQHADHIGSAALMPVQAGNIDGVIAIASKNPQHFKSSMGTLFLEYIAEVVNRCLPKLMKGPFL encoded by the coding sequence GTGGACAGTGCACCCCCCAAAAAAGATGGTCTACCCAGCGAGAGTGAAGTTGCCCGTTATTTACGCAACCACCCCGGCTTCTTTCTCAACAACGAAGACATATTGTCTGAATTAAAGCTGACCCACCAAACCGGTAAAGTCGTTAACTTGGCCGAGCGTCAGGTTGAAATTCTGCGCGAACGCAATATGGACATGCGCAGCCGTCTCAGTAAATTGCTCGACAATGCGACCCGCAACGACCAGTTATTTGAGCGCAGTAAAAATCTTATTTTGACCTTAATAGAGTCAAAGCGCGCCGAAGAGCTAAGCAACAACCTCTGCCGCAACTTAGTTAGCGACTTCGACGACATCGACTACGCCAGCTTGATCTTATTTGCCGACCCCAATCGAGTTGGCAGCAGTGTACTTCGCGTCGTTAGCCCCGAGCAGGCCCAGCAGCAAATTGGCAGCTTACTGCGGGGTAAAAAGGCAATTTGCGGTGTACTCCGCCCCGAAGAATTGAGCTTTTTGTTTGGCCAACATGCCGACCACATTGGCTCAGCCGCCTTAATGCCAGTGCAGGCCGGCAATATCGACGGCGTGATTGCGATTGCCAGTAAAAACCCCCAGCATTTTAAATCTAGCATGGGCACGCTGTTTCTAGAATACATTGCCGAGGTAGTGAATCGCTGCCTGCCCAAGCTGATGAAGGGACCGTTTCTTTAG
- the dapF gene encoding diaminopimelate epimerase yields MQLRFTKMHGLGNDFVVIDLITQRFKLKPHHIRKIADRHFGIGCDQVLAVEIPTQPDVDFRYRIYNAEGSEVEQCGNGARCFARYIRDKRLTGKERIKVETLAGIIELEITENRHVRVDMGAPVLDPKRIPFTAENQAADYLLAINGVEWRVGAVSMGNPHVILPVDDVDTAPVAEVGPIAEQHSRFPQRVNVGFMQIVNRDTIKLRVFERGVGETLACGTGACAAVVSGIVQGKLNPEVTVHLPGGSLSIEWQGAGQPVIMTGPATTVFEGQIQI; encoded by the coding sequence ATGCAGTTACGTTTTACCAAAATGCATGGCCTGGGTAATGATTTTGTCGTTATCGATCTCATCACCCAGCGCTTTAAGCTTAAGCCGCACCATATTCGTAAAATTGCCGACCGGCATTTTGGGATTGGTTGCGACCAAGTTCTGGCGGTGGAAATCCCCACCCAGCCCGACGTCGATTTTCGCTATCGTATCTACAATGCCGAAGGCAGTGAAGTTGAGCAGTGCGGCAATGGCGCGCGCTGTTTTGCCCGCTATATCCGCGACAAACGCCTTACCGGCAAAGAGCGAATTAAGGTAGAGACCCTCGCTGGAATCATCGAGCTTGAGATAACCGAAAACCGTCACGTGCGCGTTGATATGGGCGCCCCGGTGCTCGACCCCAAACGCATACCCTTTACAGCAGAAAACCAAGCGGCGGACTACCTCTTGGCAATAAATGGGGTGGAATGGCGGGTTGGTGCAGTTTCCATGGGCAATCCCCACGTCATTCTACCCGTTGATGATGTTGACACCGCGCCGGTGGCCGAAGTCGGTCCTATTGCCGAGCAACATTCGCGCTTCCCGCAGCGGGTCAACGTCGGCTTTATGCAAATTGTCAATCGCGACACCATTAAGCTGAGGGTATTTGAACGCGGCGTGGGTGAAACCCTCGCCTGCGGTACCGGCGCCTGCGCCGCCGTAGTTAGCGGTATTGTGCAAGGCAAGCTAAACCCGGAAGTTACCGTGCACCTGCCCGGTGGTAGTTTGAGTATAGAGTGGCAAGGCGCGGGCCAGCCCGTTATTATGACAGGCCCCGCCACGACCGTTTTCGAAGGCCAGATACAAATATAG